One genomic region from Eremothecium gossypii ATCC 10895 chromosome I, complete sequence encodes:
- a CDS encoding AAR007Wp (NOHBY105; No homolog in Saccharomyces cerevisiae; Syntenic homolog of Kluyveromyces lactis KLLA0F23111g) — translation MAISAIAKDITRFTLQNVNDVISFKPHLCHEVPARHYDMLRQEYISYTGTSIRKNKCKLFYLPTNVSDELHIMKQLSPDIGMGSGHGGAVQEHCGVKMENNGAWAPEKNGGYGGNSRTVYYKKRLITELDYENVKRVEKACMLIAYAAVNQCLHIETSDGKSSGGLPYSRSAGDDDDEERDHGPGSGEEYCEECARKSLERGEMLGFRELGYLINITPWHFHRVFKVLAGLTIREYGQLCCDFLKGQEDVLFRVRDRVTLLRECGHSFSCLDDEEFMGEDVSAITSLDCGSLEDESEEASVVVLPDYFIDPNKSKELKKKLKEQKSNGTTSDHGNRIELRKRRYSLMSHRIMKASASSIKNNPTIMDCLENCTITRDEYERRQSQRYLQRSKLKKRGKKPTQLAAVRKPPYHRRTSSESHGILKNAVMDQSTVADMMAAAEQESQDCISHEESLPIFQGPPSGRQLDTSSASSTSASSSALPPSYDYDQDSQSLGHFSSPTQSVLDFKFPPAMATGHQTPDLNSVLNSTTPVPPQTVASAGTSVSSGASSALAVGASAPDPFAGDSYKYSLGVGLSSMGTSDSAMLPGAGPAAGGMFYDPLVMPTFPAAASDFDAATIAAAPGTPSQGGPANYNISSMVYSGLPLQQQPSQQQQQQLFDFGPLFGAPVASQAAPPYTGNPPALGTMEYLVSSSGGIFKDDEDGL, via the coding sequence ATGGCGATCTCAGCCATCGCTAAGGACATCACTCGGTTTACGCTGCAGAACGTGAACGATGTAATATCCTTCAAGCCGCACCTCTGCCACGAGGTGCCCGCGCGCCACTACGACATGCTGCGCCAAGAGTACATTTCCTACACTGGCACGTCCATTAGGAAAAACAAGTGCAAGCTGTTTTACCTGCCCACGAACGTTTCGGACGAACTGCACATAATGAAGCAGCTGTCTCCGGACATAGGGATGGGGTCGGGCCACGGAGGTGCTGTGCAAGAGCATTGCGGCGTAAAAATGGAGAACAATGGGGCATGGGCGCCAGAGAAAAACGGAGGCTATGGGGGGAACAGCCGTACAGTGTACTACAAGAAAAGGTTAATTACGGAGTTGGACTACGAGAACGTGAAGCGCGTGGAGAAGGCGTGCATGCTGATAGCGTATGCTGCTGTAAACCAGTGCCTGCATATAGAGACATCTGATGGCAAAAGCAGCGGGGGGCTTCCTTATAGCCGCAGTGCGGGcgacgatgacgacgagGAGCGCGACCACGGCCCAGGTTCCGGAGAGGAGTACTGCGAGGAGTGCGCCCGTAAGTCATTGGAGCGCGGGGAAATGCTCGGGTTCCGGGAGCTAGGGTACCTGATCAATATCACGCCGTGGCACTTCCACCGGGTGTTCAAGGTGCTGGCGGGGCTGACGATCCGGGAGTACGGCCAGCTGTGCTGCGACTTCCTGAAGGGCCAGGAGGACGTTCTGTTCCGCGTGAGGGACCGTGTGACGCTCTTGCGCGAGTGCGGCCACAGCTTTTCCTGTCTAGACGACGAAGAGTTTATGGGCGAGGACGTGTCTGCGATCACGAGCCTTGACTGCGGCTCGCTGGAGGACGAGAGCGAAGAGGCGAGCGTGGTTGTGCTTCCGGACTACTTCATCGACCCCAACAAGAGCAAGGAACTCAAAAAGAAGCTGAAGGAGCAGAAGTCCAACGGTACTACCAGTGACCATGGGAACCGAATCGAGCTGCGCAAGCGAAGGTACAGTCTCATGTCTCACCGCATCATGAAGGCGTCTGCGTCCAGCATAAAGAACAACCCCACCATAATGGACTGCCTTGAGAACTGCACGATTACGCGTGACGAATACGAACGTCGGCAGAGCCAACGATACCTGCAGCGCAGCAAGCTGAAGAAGCGCGGCAAGAAACCCACACAGCTGGCGGCCGTGAGGAAGCCGCCCTACCATCGCAGGACAAGCAGCGAGTCGCATGGCATACTCAAGAATGCCGTGATGGACCAGTCGACGGTAGCCGACATGATGGCCGCAGCGGAACAGGAGAGCCAGGATTGCATCTCCCACGAGGAGTCGCTTCCCATATTCCAGGGCCCGCCCTCCGGCCGCCAGCTGGACACATCGTCTGCGTCCTCGACGTCTGCGTCCTCGTCTGCCCTGCCACCCAGCTACGACTACGACCAGGATAGCCAATCGCTTGGCCACTTCTCCAGCCCCACGCAGTCTGTTCTCGACTTCAAATTCCCGCCCGCAATGGCGACGGGGCATCAGACCCCAGACCTCAACTCGGTGCTAAACAGCACCACGCCGGTCCCGCCCCAAACCGtcgccagcgccggcaCCAGTGTCTCCAGTGGCGCCAGCTCTGCCCTTGCCGTAGGCGCATCCGCCCCGGACCCCTTTGCCGGTGACTCCTACAAGTACAGTCTTGGCGTCGGGCTGTCCTCCATGGGCACCTCGGACTCCGCCATGCTGCCGGGCGCGGGCCCTGCGGCAGGCGGCATGTTCTACGATCCCTTGGTCATGCCTACGTTCCCAGCTGCCGCCTCTGACTTCGACGCGGCCACCATAGCGGCTGCTCCCGGCACTCCCTCGCAGGGCGGGCCAGCAAACTACAATATTTCTTCTATGGTGTACTCAGGACTGCcactgcagcagcagccctcgcagcagcaacagcagcagctatTTGACTTCGGTCCACTATTCGGCGCCCCGGTGGCCTCGCAAGCTGCCCCGCCCTACACAGGCAACCCGCCCGCCCTGGGCACCATGGAATACCTGGTCTCTTCCTCGG